A segment of the Neisseria chenwenguii genome:
CCACTTTGCAGGCCATGCCCGCCAAAGCCAAAGACCTGATCAGCGGCGAAACCGTGGCGCTGAATCAGGATGTGGTGTTGCAGCCGTATCAGGTGATGTGGCTGGAAATCGCCTGAAGTTGAATCGGGTTTGAACATGTTTTAAAGATTAAAAACGGAGGCCGTCTGAATATTCAGACGGCCTCATTCAGGAGCCTACATGCTTCAAGCTGCCGCCGTTTCCACTTTGTTCATGCTGTTACTCAGCCTTGCCAATCTGGCCGAACAAAAGAAATTCAAAATTTCACTGCGGTGTGCAGGCTGGGTTGTCTTCACCGTTCACAGCTATTTAATCAACAAAATGATTGATGCCGGCACTTTCGATTTCCGCTATTTCATTTTTATGGGGCTCGAAGCAGCAGCTTGTATCGCCGTGTCCAACCGGATTGCGGCAAAACGCGGTAACCGTTAAAACCAAAGGCCGTCTGAATTTTCAGACGGCCTTTCATCTATACTTTTCCCGTTGGCCCAAACTCAATTCGCGGCAAACGTATTACATTGATTGATATCCCCACTTTCCAAACCGCGTTTGAGCCAAGTCATGCGGTCGGCGGAGGAGCCGTGGGTGAAACTGTCGGGTACGACATAGCCCTGCGCCTGCTGCTGCAAACGGTCGTCGCCCACGGATTCGGCGGCCCGCATGGCTTCCTCCAAGTCGCCGGCTTCAAACAAATCCTGTTTGGCGGCGTAATGCCCCCACACGCCGGCGAAGCAGTCGGCCTGCAATTCCAGTTTGACCGAAAGCGCGTTGGCCTGCGTTTTGGCGACCTGCTGCTGCATTTGGTTGACTTTCGGCAACACGCCGAGCAGGTTTTGCACATGGTGGCCGACTTCGTGGGCAATCACATAGGCAAAAGCCGCGTCGCCCGAAGCACCGAGTTTGGTCTGCATATCTTTGTAAAACGACAAATCCAGATAGACTTTTTGATCGCCCGGGCAGTAAAACGGCCCCATCGCCGCCTGCCCCATACCGCAGGCGGTTTGCGTGCCGCCGGTGTAGAGCCTTAACGTCGTCGGCGTATATTTCTGACCGCGTTGGCTGAAATAGCTGCCCCACACGTTTTCGGTTTCCGCCAAAACGACTTTCGACATTTTCGCCAGTTTGGCTTCTTCTTCCGCGCTTAGGCTGCTCTGCTGCACCGCGCCGCTGCTCAACGAAGGCGTACCGACAATGCCGGACAGATCCACACCGTAGTACGCGCCGACCAGCAGCACGATGATGCCGATGATACCCGGCGTTTTACCGCCGCCTCCCCCGCCGCTGCCGCGGTGGTCTTCGACATTGGTGCTTTCCCGGCGCCCTTCCCATTTCATGATGTGTTCCTTATTGAAAAATTGAAAACAGTTTCCGCCATTATACGGCAATCCCGTGCGCATTTTGCGTGTTTACCGATAAACGGCGGGTTTTGCCGATGCCTGAGAGGCCGATACTTTTGCAAACATCAGAAATGTCCGTCCGGAGGCCGTCTGGAACGGTTAATCTCTCAACCGACGTCATTCCCGCGCAGGCGGGAATCCACGGTTAAAATCAAGCAACATTTTGTTTTAAAATAAGTTTCAGGAAATCAACTGTAGATTCCCGCCTGTTCGGGAATGACGTCCGTGAAAGTTTCAAACGGCCATCCTGAGTTTTTGCAACGGTTTCAGGCCGTCTGAAAAACCGGTTTGCCGTTTCCTTTTCAGACGGCATTCGGTTTAGAATAGCCCCACACCAACCCGAAAGGAGACAATCATGCAAGTTACTTCTTCCGTCATCGTCAATGGCGAATTTCCCGACAAATACGGCAAGCGCGGCAGCCAATTCAGCCCAAACGGCATGCCGACGTTTTCCGTTCCCTTTGAAATCAGCGGCGCGCCTGAAGGCACGAAATCTTACGCGGTGGTTTTGGACGACAAAGACGCGATTACCGCCAGCGGATTTGTATGGATTCATTGGCTGATTTCCGATTTGCGGCGCACAAGCGTGGCGGAAAACGAGAGCGTTTCCGCCACGGATTTCACGCAGGGGGCGAACAGTTGGGCGAGCGTTTTGGGCAAACTCGAGCCCGCTGAAGCCTCGTTTTACGGCGGAATGGCGCCGCCAAACTGCCGCCACCGCTACGATTTGACCGTGTATGCGCTGGATACGGTGCTGGATCTGCCTGCGGGCTTCCGTTTCAACGACCTGCATTATGCGATGCAGGGGCATATTTTGGATACGGCGGTGGTAACGGGAACATACGACGTCTGACCCCATTTCTATAGTGAATATTAAAATAAAAAATCTACTTCGTTGGCTGCGGCCGGGCTCAAAGAGGATGATTCGCTAAGGCGCTTTCATCTGTCCCGTACTAACCGTACTGTCTGCGCCTTGCCGCCTTATATCTTTCTTATTTTATTTAACTATAAATCAAGGCCGTCTGAAAACCTCTTGCCACACGCAGTCGGGTTTTCAGACGGCCTGATTCATATAACCGTTTTCTCTTTGATTACAACCAAGCATTCTTTCCTTTTTTCAG
Coding sequences within it:
- the ypfJ gene encoding KPN_02809 family neutral zinc metallopeptidase, which produces MKWEGRRESTNVEDHRGSGGGGGGKTPGIIGIIVLLVGAYYGVDLSGIVGTPSLSSGAVQQSSLSAEEEAKLAKMSKVVLAETENVWGSYFSQRGQKYTPTTLRLYTGGTQTACGMGQAAMGPFYCPGDQKVYLDLSFYKDMQTKLGASGDAAFAYVIAHEVGHHVQNLLGVLPKVNQMQQQVAKTQANALSVKLELQADCFAGVWGHYAAKQDLFEAGDLEEAMRAAESVGDDRLQQQAQGYVVPDSFTHGSSADRMTWLKRGLESGDINQCNTFAAN
- a CDS encoding YbhB/YbcL family Raf kinase inhibitor-like protein translates to MQVTSSVIVNGEFPDKYGKRGSQFSPNGMPTFSVPFEISGAPEGTKSYAVVLDDKDAITASGFVWIHWLISDLRRTSVAENESVSATDFTQGANSWASVLGKLEPAEASFYGGMAPPNCRHRYDLTVYALDTVLDLPAGFRFNDLHYAMQGHILDTAVVTGTYDV